Proteins encoded by one window of Aliivibrio wodanis:
- a CDS encoding membrane protein: protein MSCKTCRSDIFKQKLGRCSRCIKQLTFLSIGGWLTWLEFFQSTPYQIEAIATFMISSAFAGLLSLHLLMMIYYRLTSKNTMTYKK, encoded by the coding sequence ATGTCATGTAAAACTTGTCGTTCAGACATCTTTAAACAAAAACTCGGTCGTTGCTCTCGCTGCATAAAACAGCTGACTTTTCTCTCTATTGGTGGCTGGTTAACTTGGTTAGAGTTCTTTCAATCAACCCCCTATCAAATAGAAGCGATTGCTACTTTTATGATAAGTAGTGCTTTTGCTGGGTTACTTAGTCTGCATCTATTAATGATGATCTACTATCGATTAACATCAAAAAACACTATGACGTACAAAAAATAA
- the argHA gene encoding bifunctional protein ArgHA (argininosuccinate lyase) — MALWGGRFSQAADTRFKQFNDSLRIDYRLAEQDIVGSIAWSKALLSVNVINDLEQQKLELALNELKLEVMEDPEQILLSDAEDIHSWVETQLIGKVGDLGKKLHTGRSRNDQVATDLKLWCRQQGHQLLRTLDLLLNQLVNVASEHQATVLPGYTHLQRAQPVTFAHWCLAYVEMIERDHSRLEDAINRLDTCPLGSGALAGTAYPMDREKLARNLGFQRATRNSLDSVSDRDHVMELMSIASISMVHLSRLAEDMIFYNSGESNFIELADTVTSGSSLMPQKKNPDALELIRGKCGRVYGALAGMMMTVKALPLAYNKDMQEDKEGLFDALDSWSDCIEMAALCFEGIKINGERTLEAAKQGYANSTELADYLVAKGIPFREAHHIVGVAVVGAIEKGCALEELSIAELKAFSDVIEDDVYEILTIESCLAKRCALGGVAPEQVAYAVEQAGKRLEERDSTGVKVRPARLTDLDALEGMVAYWAGLGENLPRNRNELVRDIGSFAVSEHHGEVTGCASLYVYDSGLAEIRSLGVEAGWQSQGQGKAIVQHLVEKAREMAIKKVFVLTRVPEFFMKQDFIPTSRSLLPEKVLKDCDQCPRQHACDEVALEVNLQEQVIIRTNVA; from the coding sequence ATGGCATTATGGGGCGGACGTTTTAGTCAAGCAGCAGACACAAGATTTAAACAGTTTAACGATTCACTTCGTATCGATTATCGCCTTGCAGAACAAGATATTGTTGGCTCTATTGCATGGTCTAAAGCACTACTTTCTGTCAATGTTATTAATGATCTTGAGCAGCAAAAGCTTGAATTAGCACTGAATGAATTAAAATTAGAGGTGATGGAAGATCCAGAGCAGATTTTATTGTCTGATGCTGAAGATATTCATAGCTGGGTAGAAACACAACTGATTGGTAAAGTTGGTGATCTAGGTAAGAAATTACATACAGGTCGTTCGCGTAACGACCAAGTTGCGACGGATTTAAAACTATGGTGTCGTCAACAAGGCCACCAATTACTTCGTACTCTTGATCTACTTCTTAATCAGTTAGTTAATGTTGCATCTGAGCATCAAGCAACGGTACTTCCGGGCTATACACACTTACAACGTGCGCAACCGGTGACTTTTGCTCATTGGTGTTTAGCTTACGTTGAAATGATTGAGCGTGATCACTCTCGCCTTGAAGATGCGATTAATCGTTTAGATACTTGTCCATTAGGATCAGGCGCGCTAGCAGGTACTGCTTATCCAATGGATCGTGAGAAACTGGCTCGTAACCTTGGTTTCCAACGTGCAACGCGTAACAGTTTAGATTCCGTATCGGATCGTGATCATGTGATGGAGTTAATGTCGATTGCTTCAATCTCAATGGTTCATTTATCGCGTCTTGCAGAAGATATGATTTTTTATAACTCAGGTGAATCAAACTTCATTGAGTTGGCTGATACGGTAACGTCAGGTTCATCGTTAATGCCACAAAAGAAAAATCCAGATGCATTAGAGCTTATTCGTGGTAAATGTGGCCGTGTCTACGGAGCATTGGCTGGCATGATGATGACAGTAAAAGCGCTACCTCTGGCTTACAACAAGGATATGCAAGAAGACAAAGAAGGCTTATTTGATGCCCTAGACAGCTGGTCTGATTGTATCGAAATGGCCGCTTTATGTTTTGAAGGCATCAAAATCAATGGTGAGCGTACACTTGAAGCGGCAAAACAAGGTTATGCAAACTCAACAGAGTTAGCGGATTACTTAGTAGCAAAAGGCATCCCATTCCGTGAAGCGCACCATATTGTCGGTGTTGCTGTTGTCGGAGCGATTGAGAAAGGCTGTGCACTAGAAGAGCTGTCTATCGCAGAATTAAAAGCATTCTCTGATGTAATTGAAGACGATGTATATGAGATCTTAACCATTGAATCTTGTTTAGCTAAACGTTGTGCTCTTGGTGGAGTTGCGCCAGAGCAGGTCGCTTATGCTGTAGAGCAAGCAGGTAAACGTTTAGAAGAGCGCGATTCAACTGGTGTGAAAGTACGTCCAGCTCGTTTAACTGATTTAGATGCGTTAGAAGGAATGGTCGCGTATTGGGCAGGCCTTGGTGAGAACTTACCTCGTAATCGTAATGAATTGGTGCGTGATATCGGTTCGTTTGCTGTATCAGAGCATCATGGCGAGGTTACAGGGTGTGCCTCTTTATATGTATACGATTCTGGCTTAGCAGAGATTCGTTCGCTAGGCGTTGAAGCGGGTTGGCAGAGTCAAGGTCAAGGTAAAGCCATTGTTCAGCATTTGGTTGAAAAAGCACGTGAGATGGCGATTAAGAAGGTCTTTGTATTAACTCGCGTTCCTGAGTTCTTTATGAAGCAAGACTTTATTCCAACTTCTCGTTCATTGCTGCCTGAAAAAGTGCTAAAAGATTGTGATCAGTGCCCTCGTCAGCATGCATGTGATGAAGTTGCTTTAGAGGTAAATCTTCAAGAGCAAGTAATTATTAGAACGAATGTAGCATAA
- the argB gene encoding acetylglutamate kinase has translation MVFSMKQRPLVIKLGGAVLSSTETLTQLFKTVSNYQQQANRALVIVHGGGYLVDELMDKLQLETIKKEGLRVTPKDQIGYITGALAGTANKMLQGQAMKNGVKAIGLSLADGGLCHITQLNPELGNVGLATAGDATVLNAILATQVTPIISSIGITAQGELMNVNADQAAVAVAAALDADLVLLSDVAGVLDSEKQLITHLDSEQAELLIQQDVITDGMIVKVRAALEAAQELGRAIEVASWRSPEKLAELFIGNSIGTQFQP, from the coding sequence ATGGTATTTAGTATGAAGCAACGTCCTTTAGTGATTAAGTTAGGTGGCGCGGTATTGTCATCAACAGAAACGTTAACACAATTGTTTAAAACGGTTTCAAACTACCAACAGCAAGCAAACCGAGCATTAGTGATTGTTCATGGTGGTGGCTATTTAGTGGACGAGTTGATGGACAAACTTCAACTTGAAACCATTAAAAAAGAAGGTTTACGCGTTACACCAAAAGATCAAATTGGTTATATCACTGGTGCTCTGGCTGGTACGGCAAATAAAATGCTGCAAGGCCAAGCGATGAAGAATGGTGTAAAGGCAATTGGACTTAGTCTGGCTGATGGCGGTTTATGTCATATCACTCAACTGAACCCTGAGTTAGGTAATGTAGGTTTAGCGACCGCAGGTGATGCTACGGTATTGAATGCTATTTTAGCGACGCAAGTGACTCCTATAATTAGTTCGATTGGTATTACAGCTCAAGGTGAGTTAATGAATGTTAATGCCGATCAAGCCGCAGTCGCTGTTGCGGCGGCATTAGATGCTGACTTAGTCTTACTTTCGGATGTGGCTGGTGTTTTGGATAGTGAAAAACAACTGATCACCCATTTGGATTCAGAGCAAGCTGAGTTATTGATCCAACAAGATGTCATTACCGATGGCATGATTGTGAAAGTTCGTGCGGCACTAGAAGCGGCACAAGAATTAGGAAGAGCGATAGAAGTGGCGTCATGGCGCTCTCCAGAAAAATTAGCTGAGTTGTTTATTGGAAACAGCATTGGTACCCAGTTTCAGCCTTAA
- the argC gene encoding N-acetyl-gamma-glutamyl-phosphate reductase, which translates to MLKTTIIGASGYTGAELALMIFKHPHLSLAGLYVSENSLDKGKAISDLYGSLKGIVDDALQPLLDITQVAKESDVVLLATAHEVSHDLAATFLEHDCVVFDLSGAFRVKKEGFYSEYYGFEHQYEEWLDKAVYGLAEWNAEAIAQAQLVAVPGCYPTASQLALKPLVESNLLDKNQWPVINATSGVTGAGRKANLVSSFCEVSLQPYGVFNHRHQPEIAAHLGCDVIFTPHLGNFKRGILATITTKLEKGVTEADIQKAFNNAYAETPVVRLLGNEMPKIQSVEKTPFCDIGWKVQGEHLIVVSAIDNLLKGASSQAMQCINIRFGFPMLTSLI; encoded by the coding sequence CCACACCTTTCTTTAGCGGGTTTGTACGTATCAGAAAATAGCTTGGATAAAGGAAAAGCGATCAGTGATCTTTATGGTTCACTAAAGGGTATTGTCGATGACGCATTACAACCGTTGTTGGATATTACTCAAGTTGCTAAAGAATCTGATGTTGTGTTACTTGCGACTGCTCATGAAGTTAGCCACGACTTAGCGGCGACATTTTTAGAGCATGATTGCGTCGTTTTTGATTTATCTGGTGCGTTCCGTGTAAAAAAAGAAGGTTTCTATTCTGAGTATTATGGTTTTGAGCATCAATATGAAGAGTGGTTAGATAAAGCCGTTTATGGGTTGGCTGAGTGGAATGCTGAAGCGATTGCTCAAGCTCAATTGGTTGCCGTTCCGGGTTGTTATCCAACGGCGTCACAATTAGCACTAAAACCATTAGTAGAATCTAACTTATTAGATAAAAATCAATGGCCTGTTATTAATGCAACCAGTGGCGTTACTGGGGCGGGTCGTAAAGCGAATTTAGTCAGCAGCTTTTGTGAGGTTAGCCTTCAGCCTTATGGTGTTTTTAATCACCGTCATCAGCCTGAAATTGCAGCGCATTTAGGTTGTGATGTTATTTTTACCCCTCATCTTGGTAATTTCAAACGTGGCATTTTAGCGACGATTACAACCAAGTTAGAGAAAGGCGTAACAGAAGCGGACATTCAAAAGGCATTTAATAATGCCTATGCAGAAACACCTGTGGTTCGTTTACTTGGTAATGAGATGCCAAAAATTCAATCTGTAGAAAAAACGCCTTTCTGTGATATTGGCTGGAAAGTGCAAGGTGAGCATCTAATTGTTGTCTCTGCGATTGATAATTTATTAAAAGGTGCATCAAGCCAAGCAATGCAATGCATTAATATTCGTTTTGGCTTTCCAATGTTAACGTCTTTAATATAA
- the argG gene encoding argininosuccinate synthase: MSKKVEVNKVVVAYSGGLDTSVIIPWLKENYGCEVIAFVADVGQGEEELEGIEEKAIASGASECYIADLKEEMVSEYIFPTLKTGALYEGKYLLGTSMARPIIAKAQVEVARQVGADALCHGCTGKGNDQIRFEGAFAALAPDLHVIAPWREWDLVSREECLDYLAERNIPCSASLTKIYSRDANAWHISTEGGVLEDTWNAPNDDCWAWTVDPEQAPNESETVSIKVEKGAVVAVDGKAMTPYEVVVYLNEKGIKHGVGRIDIVENRLVGMKSRGCYETPGGTIINEALRAVEQLVLDKASFEFREELGIKASHLVYDGRWFTPLCKSILAATEELAQDVNGDVVIKLYKGQATVTQKRSDNSLYSEEFATFGADEVYDQSHAEGFIRLYSLSSRIRALNSK; encoded by the coding sequence ATGAGCAAGAAAGTAGAAGTAAACAAGGTTGTTGTTGCATACTCTGGTGGTCTAGATACGTCAGTAATTATTCCATGGTTAAAAGAAAACTACGGCTGTGAAGTTATCGCTTTTGTTGCCGATGTTGGTCAAGGTGAAGAAGAGCTTGAGGGCATTGAAGAAAAAGCCATCGCATCGGGTGCTTCTGAATGTTATATCGCTGATCTAAAAGAAGAAATGGTATCAGAATATATCTTCCCAACATTAAAAACGGGTGCGCTTTATGAAGGTAAGTACCTACTAGGTACTTCAATGGCTCGTCCTATTATCGCAAAAGCACAAGTAGAAGTAGCGCGCCAAGTGGGTGCTGATGCACTTTGTCACGGCTGTACAGGTAAAGGTAACGACCAAATTCGTTTTGAAGGTGCCTTTGCTGCATTAGCACCTGATCTACACGTAATTGCGCCATGGCGTGAGTGGGATTTAGTGAGTCGTGAAGAGTGTCTTGATTACCTAGCTGAGCGTAATATCCCTTGTTCAGCATCATTAACTAAGATTTATTCTCGTGATGCGAATGCATGGCATATCTCTACAGAAGGTGGTGTGCTTGAAGATACATGGAATGCGCCAAATGATGATTGTTGGGCATGGACGGTTGATCCAGAACAAGCGCCAAATGAATCAGAAACAGTGTCAATTAAAGTAGAAAAAGGCGCGGTTGTTGCTGTTGATGGTAAAGCGATGACCCCTTATGAAGTGGTTGTTTACCTAAACGAGAAAGGCATCAAGCACGGTGTTGGTCGTATTGATATCGTAGAAAACCGTTTAGTAGGCATGAAATCTCGTGGCTGTTATGAAACTCCGGGCGGTACGATTATTAATGAAGCGTTGCGTGCTGTTGAGCAATTGGTTCTAGATAAAGCATCGTTTGAGTTCCGTGAAGAGCTAGGCATTAAAGCGTCTCATCTTGTTTATGATGGCCGTTGGTTCACTCCACTATGTAAATCAATCTTAGCGGCGACTGAAGAGCTAGCACAAGATGTGAATGGTGATGTTGTGATTAAGCTATATAAAGGTCAAGCGACAGTAACTCAGAAGCGTTCTGATAACAGTTTATACTCTGAAGAGTTTGCAACGTTTGGTGCAGATGAAGTGTATGACCAAAGCCATGCTGAAGGCTTTATTCGTCTTTACTCACTATCAAGCCGTATTCGTGCACTAAATAGTAAATAG